The following proteins are encoded in a genomic region of Clarias gariepinus isolate MV-2021 ecotype Netherlands chromosome 12, CGAR_prim_01v2, whole genome shotgun sequence:
- the LOC128533964 gene encoding xylosyl- and glucuronyltransferase LARGE1-like isoform X1 yields the protein MLGMCRGRRKFLAASFILLFIPALTWLYLSATNFTVKPLPLSPLEPQSSTLALELRVREVEEENRALRKELSHPPRSPTHGNQYGSRRHGNQSHVGRDGSRHADAPRGILPGNSSDCVSQPVVDKCETIHMAIVCAGYNASRDVVTLVKSVLFHRRNPLHFHFITDSIAQQILASLFHTWMVPAVQVDFYDADELKSEVSWIPNKHYSGIYGLMKLVLTKTLPSDLQKVIVLDTDITFATDIAELWAVFHKFKGQQVLGLVENQSDWYLGNLWKNHRPWPALGRGFNTGVILLLLDRLRKLRWEQMWRLTAERELMSMLSTSLADQDIFNAVIKQNPFLVHQLPCFWNVQLSDHTRSEKCYRDVSDLKVIHWNSPKKLRVKNKHVEFFRNLYLTFLEYDGNLLRRELFGCPSETDHNSENLQKTLLELDEDDPCYEFRRERFTVHRTHLYFLHYEYEPSADKTDVTLVAQLSMDRLQMLEAICKHWEGPISLALYLSDAEAQQFLRYAQGSEVLMSRSNVGYHIVYKEGQFYPVNLLRNVAMKQVNTPYMFLSDIDFLPMYGLYEYLRKSVVQLDMAHTKKALVVPAFETLRYRLSFPKSKAELLSQLDMGTLFTFRYHVWTKGHAPTNFAKWRTATTPYRVQWEADFEPYVMVRRESPEYDRRFVGFGWNKVAHIMELDAQEYEFVVLPNAYMIHMPHAPSFDITKFRSNEQYRVCLKTLKEEFQQNMSRRYGFAALKYMTAENNS from the exons ATGCTGGGAATGTGTCGTGGGCGCAGGAAGTTCCTGGCTGCCTCCTTCATCCTGCTCTTTATCCCAGCACTCACGTGGCTCTACTTGTCTGCTACTAATTTCACAG TAAAGCCACTACCTCTGTCTCCACTGGAGCCTCAGTCCTCTACACTGGCCCTGGAACTGCGCGTAAGGGAGGTGGAAGAAGAAAACCGAGCACTCAGGAAAGAGCTGAGTCATCCACCCAGGAGCCCCACCCACGGCAACCAGTATGGCAGTAGACGCCATGGCAACCAGTCCCATGTTGGCAGAGATGGTTCGAGGCATGCTGACGCTCCGAGAGGCATCTTACCAGGAAACAGCTCTGACTGTGTGTCTCAGCCTGTGGTGGACAAGTGTGAG ACAATTCATATGGCCATAGTGTGTGCTGGGTATAATGCCAGTAGAGATGTGGTGACACTGGTGAAATCTGTCCTGTTCCACAG aCGGAACCCGCTCCACTTCCACTTCATTACCGATTCCATTGCCCAGCAAATCCTGGCCTCCCTCTTCCATACCTGGATGGTGCCGGCTGTCCAAGTGGACTTTTATGATGCTGATGAATTGAAG TCTGAGGTGTCGTGGATCCCCAACAAACATTACTCTGGGATTTATGGCCTGATGAAGCTGGTTCTGACTAAGACGCTGCCATCAGACCTGCAGAAAGTCATCGTTCTAGATACCGACATCACCTTCGCCACCGACATCGCTGAGCTGTGGGCCGTCTTTCACAAGTTCAAAG gtcAGCAAGTGCTTGGGCTGGTAGAGAATCAGAGTGACTGGTATTTAGGGAACCTGTGGAAGAACCATCGACCATGGCCAGCTCTAGGCAGAGGTTTCAACACTG gtgtgaTTCTCCTGCTGTTAGATCGTTTGAGGAAGCTCAGATGGGAGCAGATGTGGAGACTGACGGCAGAGAGAGAGCTGATGAGCATGCTGTCTACATCACTAGCAGATCAG GATATCTTCAATGCTGTGATCAAACAAAATCCCTTCCTGGTGCACCAGCTCCCCTGTTTCTGGAATGTTCAACTGTCTGATCACACGCGCTCTGAGAAGTGCTACAGAGATGTGTCTGACCTCAAG GTGATCCACTGGAACTCTCCAAAGAAACTGCGGGTGAAGAACAAGCATGTGGAGTTTTTCAGGAACCTTTATCTGACCTTCCTGGAGTATGATGGCAACCTGCTGAGGAGGGAGCTCTTCGGCTGTCCGAGTGAAACTGACCACAATAGTGAGAAT CTTCAGAAGACACTACTGGAGCTTGATGAGGATGACCCATGTTACGAATTTCGGAGAGAGCGTTTCACCGTTCATCGTACTCACCTCTATTTTCTGCACTATGAGTACGAGCCCAGTGCAGACAAGACTGATGTTACGCTTGTGGCCCAGCTCTCAATGGACAG GCTGCAGATGCTAGAGGCCATCTGTAAACACTGGGAAGGACCGATCAGTCTGGCTCTCTACCTGTCGGATGCTGAGGCGCAGCAATTCCTGCGCTATGCTCAGGGTTCCGAGGTGCTCATGAGCAGAAGCAATGTGGGATACCATATCGTCTATAAAGAGGGCCAGTTCTACCCCGTCAACCTCCTGCGCAATGTCGCTATGAAACAAGTCAACACACCCTACATGTTCCTGTCTGACATTGACTTCCTGCCTATGTATGGACTCTACGAATACCTCAG GAAATCTGTAGTACAGTTGGACATGGCACACACTAAAAAGGCTCTGGTGGTGCCTGCATTTGAAACACTGCGATACCGGCTGTCATTTCCCAAATCCAAGGCTGAGCTTCTGTCTCAGTTGGACATGGGCACACTCTTCACCTtcag GTACCATGTATGGACAAAAGGTCACGCTCCGACCAACTTTGCGAAATGGCGGACGGCCACGACGCCGTACAGAGTGCAGTGGGAGGCCGACTTTGAGCCTTACGTGATGGTGAGGAGGGAGAGTCCAGAATATGACCGCAGGTTTGTGGGATTCGGCTGGAACAAAGTGGCTCACATTATGGAGCTGGATGCACAG GAATACGAGTTTGTGGTTCTCCCCAATGCTTACATGATCCACATGCCTCATGCGCCAAGCTTTGACATCACCAAGTTCCGCTCAAATGAGCAGTACCGGGTTTGCCTCAAGACACTTAAAGAGGAATTTCAGCAGAACATGTCTCGCCGCTATGGATTCGCTGCGCTTAAATACATGACTGCGGAAAATAACAGCTAA
- the LOC128533964 gene encoding xylosyl- and glucuronyltransferase LARGE1-like isoform X2 → MRTDDRLSMTVKPLPLSPLEPQSSTLALELRVREVEEENRALRKELSHPPRSPTHGNQYGSRRHGNQSHVGRDGSRHADAPRGILPGNSSDCVSQPVVDKCETIHMAIVCAGYNASRDVVTLVKSVLFHRRNPLHFHFITDSIAQQILASLFHTWMVPAVQVDFYDADELKSEVSWIPNKHYSGIYGLMKLVLTKTLPSDLQKVIVLDTDITFATDIAELWAVFHKFKGQQVLGLVENQSDWYLGNLWKNHRPWPALGRGFNTGVILLLLDRLRKLRWEQMWRLTAERELMSMLSTSLADQDIFNAVIKQNPFLVHQLPCFWNVQLSDHTRSEKCYRDVSDLKVIHWNSPKKLRVKNKHVEFFRNLYLTFLEYDGNLLRRELFGCPSETDHNSENLQKTLLELDEDDPCYEFRRERFTVHRTHLYFLHYEYEPSADKTDVTLVAQLSMDRLQMLEAICKHWEGPISLALYLSDAEAQQFLRYAQGSEVLMSRSNVGYHIVYKEGQFYPVNLLRNVAMKQVNTPYMFLSDIDFLPMYGLYEYLRKSVVQLDMAHTKKALVVPAFETLRYRLSFPKSKAELLSQLDMGTLFTFRYHVWTKGHAPTNFAKWRTATTPYRVQWEADFEPYVMVRRESPEYDRRFVGFGWNKVAHIMELDAQEYEFVVLPNAYMIHMPHAPSFDITKFRSNEQYRVCLKTLKEEFQQNMSRRYGFAALKYMTAENNS, encoded by the exons atgaggacagatgacaggtTGTCGATGACAG TAAAGCCACTACCTCTGTCTCCACTGGAGCCTCAGTCCTCTACACTGGCCCTGGAACTGCGCGTAAGGGAGGTGGAAGAAGAAAACCGAGCACTCAGGAAAGAGCTGAGTCATCCACCCAGGAGCCCCACCCACGGCAACCAGTATGGCAGTAGACGCCATGGCAACCAGTCCCATGTTGGCAGAGATGGTTCGAGGCATGCTGACGCTCCGAGAGGCATCTTACCAGGAAACAGCTCTGACTGTGTGTCTCAGCCTGTGGTGGACAAGTGTGAG ACAATTCATATGGCCATAGTGTGTGCTGGGTATAATGCCAGTAGAGATGTGGTGACACTGGTGAAATCTGTCCTGTTCCACAG aCGGAACCCGCTCCACTTCCACTTCATTACCGATTCCATTGCCCAGCAAATCCTGGCCTCCCTCTTCCATACCTGGATGGTGCCGGCTGTCCAAGTGGACTTTTATGATGCTGATGAATTGAAG TCTGAGGTGTCGTGGATCCCCAACAAACATTACTCTGGGATTTATGGCCTGATGAAGCTGGTTCTGACTAAGACGCTGCCATCAGACCTGCAGAAAGTCATCGTTCTAGATACCGACATCACCTTCGCCACCGACATCGCTGAGCTGTGGGCCGTCTTTCACAAGTTCAAAG gtcAGCAAGTGCTTGGGCTGGTAGAGAATCAGAGTGACTGGTATTTAGGGAACCTGTGGAAGAACCATCGACCATGGCCAGCTCTAGGCAGAGGTTTCAACACTG gtgtgaTTCTCCTGCTGTTAGATCGTTTGAGGAAGCTCAGATGGGAGCAGATGTGGAGACTGACGGCAGAGAGAGAGCTGATGAGCATGCTGTCTACATCACTAGCAGATCAG GATATCTTCAATGCTGTGATCAAACAAAATCCCTTCCTGGTGCACCAGCTCCCCTGTTTCTGGAATGTTCAACTGTCTGATCACACGCGCTCTGAGAAGTGCTACAGAGATGTGTCTGACCTCAAG GTGATCCACTGGAACTCTCCAAAGAAACTGCGGGTGAAGAACAAGCATGTGGAGTTTTTCAGGAACCTTTATCTGACCTTCCTGGAGTATGATGGCAACCTGCTGAGGAGGGAGCTCTTCGGCTGTCCGAGTGAAACTGACCACAATAGTGAGAAT CTTCAGAAGACACTACTGGAGCTTGATGAGGATGACCCATGTTACGAATTTCGGAGAGAGCGTTTCACCGTTCATCGTACTCACCTCTATTTTCTGCACTATGAGTACGAGCCCAGTGCAGACAAGACTGATGTTACGCTTGTGGCCCAGCTCTCAATGGACAG GCTGCAGATGCTAGAGGCCATCTGTAAACACTGGGAAGGACCGATCAGTCTGGCTCTCTACCTGTCGGATGCTGAGGCGCAGCAATTCCTGCGCTATGCTCAGGGTTCCGAGGTGCTCATGAGCAGAAGCAATGTGGGATACCATATCGTCTATAAAGAGGGCCAGTTCTACCCCGTCAACCTCCTGCGCAATGTCGCTATGAAACAAGTCAACACACCCTACATGTTCCTGTCTGACATTGACTTCCTGCCTATGTATGGACTCTACGAATACCTCAG GAAATCTGTAGTACAGTTGGACATGGCACACACTAAAAAGGCTCTGGTGGTGCCTGCATTTGAAACACTGCGATACCGGCTGTCATTTCCCAAATCCAAGGCTGAGCTTCTGTCTCAGTTGGACATGGGCACACTCTTCACCTtcag GTACCATGTATGGACAAAAGGTCACGCTCCGACCAACTTTGCGAAATGGCGGACGGCCACGACGCCGTACAGAGTGCAGTGGGAGGCCGACTTTGAGCCTTACGTGATGGTGAGGAGGGAGAGTCCAGAATATGACCGCAGGTTTGTGGGATTCGGCTGGAACAAAGTGGCTCACATTATGGAGCTGGATGCACAG GAATACGAGTTTGTGGTTCTCCCCAATGCTTACATGATCCACATGCCTCATGCGCCAAGCTTTGACATCACCAAGTTCCGCTCAAATGAGCAGTACCGGGTTTGCCTCAAGACACTTAAAGAGGAATTTCAGCAGAACATGTCTCGCCGCTATGGATTCGCTGCGCTTAAATACATGACTGCGGAAAATAACAGCTAA